Proteins from one Gossypium raimondii isolate GPD5lz chromosome 8, ASM2569854v1, whole genome shotgun sequence genomic window:
- the LOC105793251 gene encoding uncharacterized protein LOC105793251 → MLRFLERVAEPNTEARGRGSITEQLRSNGAELFSGIAGVAPNVAEYWIEATERIMDDLGCTPEQKLKGAVSLQRDEAYQWWLIGKYVGANYVDARRREFLNLTQGDRSTAEYEVEFLRLSPYAHSMVTTEYERCVHFEDGLRDNLKAKITDEVKRTKRQNRDRERGRNKRDLEPSSSVQRPKKKAKGGNGLGRAQRASGRSAGHTKARQPTLVYVAHCREDGDAPDIIRSIRVNKLIRDVPLEVQRVIFLADLMELPFREFDLILGMDWLVKHQVSLDCTTKRVVLRTKEDCEVVVIGERRNYLLNVISTLRAKKLVRKGCEAYLIYISVSDSGDSLVMDINTVKEFPDVFPKTLPGLPPNREVELGIELFPSIALVSIAHYRMASKELMELKAEIQELLDHGFICPSVSPWGALVLFVKRNDGSMHMFFSKIDLRSRYPQLRVKEDDVHKTTFRTRYGHYEFLVMSFGLKNGPVAFMDLINLVFQPYVDRFVVVFIDDILVYSKTEDEQDEHLRVVLQILREK, encoded by the exons ATGTTGAGGTTTTTAGAGAGGGTCGCTGAGCCCAATACTGAAGCTAGAGGCCGCGGGTCGATTACGGAACAACTCCGATCTAACGGAGCTGAGCTTTTTAGTGGTATTGCTGGAGTTGCCCCTAATGTGGCTGAGTACTGGATAGAGGCCACAGAGAGGATTATGGATGACCTGGGCTGCACCCCTgagcaaaaattaaagggtGCTGTATCGCTGCAACGAGAtgaggcttatcagtggtggcttatT GGGAAGTATGTGGGGGCCAATTATGTGGATGCCCGTAGGAGGGAGTTCCTGAATTTGACTCAGGGAGATAGATCGACGGCCGAGTATGAGGTCGAATTTCTGAGATTGAGCCCCTATGCGCATAGTATGGTGACGACTGAGTATGAGCGATGTGTTCACTTCGAGGATGGCCTCAGGGATAATTTGAAG GCGAAGATCACCGATGAAGTGAAGCGCACTAAGCGCCAGAACCGTGATAGAGAGAGAGGTAGGAATAAGAGGGATTTGGAGCCCTCGAGTTCTgttcagaggcctaagaaaaag GCTAAAGGTGGTAATGGTTTGGGTCGTGCTCAAAGAGCATCGGGCAGAAGTGCTGGACATACTAAGGCGAGGCAGCCAACTCTAGTTTATGTTGCACATTGCCGAGAGGATGGTGATGCTCCGGACATTATTAGG TCCATCCGGGTTAACAAGTTAATTAGAGATGTCCCTTTAGAGGTACAAAGGGTTATCTTTCTGGCTGATCTTATGGAGTTGCCGTTTAGAGAATTTGATCTGATACTGGGCATGGACTGGCTAGTTAAACACCAAGTGAGCTTGGATTGTACCACTAAACGGGTTGTACTGAGAACTAAGGAGGACTGCGAGGTAGTTGTAATTGGGGAACGTCGGAATTACTTATTGAATGTGATTTCTACATTGAGGGCCAAaaagttggttcgtaagggatgtgaggcgtaTTTGATTTATATTAGTGTTTCAGATTCTGGGGATTCTTTGGTTATGGATATCAATACGGTTAAGGAGTTTCCGGATGTTTTTCCTAAAACGCTACCTGGGTTACCTCCGAATCGGGAAGTAGAGCTTGGGATTGAGCTCTTTCCTAGTATAGCTTTAGTGTCCATCGCTCATTATAGAATGGCATCAAAAGAGCTTATGGAGCTTAAGGCCGAGATCCAAGAGCTATTGGATCATGGGTTCATCTgccctagtgtgtctccgtggggagcACTGGTTCTATTTGTGAAAAGGAATGATGGATCCATGCATATGT TTTTCTCTAAGATTGATCTACGGTCAAGGTATCCCCAGTTAAGAGTTAAAGAGGATGACGTGCATAAGACGACATTTAGGACTCgctatggtcactacgagttcctagtgatgtcATTTGGACTGAAGAATGGACCGGTAGCTTTTATGGATCTGATAAACTTAGTGTTCCAGCCCTATGTAGATCGGTTCgtagtggtatttattgatgatatactaGTGTATTCAAAAACTGAGGATGAACAAGATGAACACCTTAGAGTGGTTCTACAGATTCTGCGAGAGAAATAa
- the LOC105793252 gene encoding uncharacterized protein LOC105793252 gives MIFFSAIDFFYVAFIATLLVLSVFSICFILLLRFKSRSSRHLQNFNSLWTVRFLFVIFIILWSLTEVLRLPSFRRFYLYPLFPRLTLPQQANFCKLHLVLSLGFFEPGFLIILLFLLDVSVKKTTHKSFFSVFYVFASCLPLFLLQVYFVFLGGFKVRLPQPFHRTWFIPDMDHGNEALVFCDYPLLSTILFGLFGVIFILCFLLSFWKVVSQVINKALKLRIFALALTILIGLPLQVLLMGMSAFWRPDKPTYNGIAVTVFLITFTFAAVGEGILVIKPIADSLAAAVALVEQQPLRENGQGDDESSSPPPPAEDGLTATKCDA, from the coding sequence ATGATATTTTTTTCCGCCATCGATTTCTTCTACGTCGCCTTCATTGCTACCCTCCTCGTTTTGTCTGTTTTCTCTATTTGCTTCATACTACTCCTCCGTTTCAAATCCAGGAGCTCCCGTCATTTGCAGAACTTCAACTCTCTCTGGACCGTCCGATTCCTTTTTGTCATCTTCATCATCTTGTGGTCCCTCACCGAAGTGCTACGCCTGCCCTCCTTTCGCAGGTTTTATTTGTATCCTCTCTTCCCAAGGCTAACGCTGCCCCAGCAAGCTAATTTCTGCAAACTCCACCTGGTTCTCTCCTTGGGCTTCTTCGAGCCTGGGTTCCTAATCATCCTACTCTTCTTGCTGGATGTCTCCGTCAAGAAGACAACCCACAAAAGCTTCTTCAGCGTTTTCTACGTCTTCGCCTCTTGCCTTCCCCTTTTCCTTTTACAGGTTTACTTTGTCTTCCTCGGTGGTTTCAAGGTACGTCTCCCCCAACCTTTTCATCGGACTTGGTTCATCCCCGACATGGACCACGGCAATGAAGCCTTGGTTTTCTGTGACTACCCTTTGCTAAGCACCATTTTATTTGGCCTTTTTggggttatttttattttgtgcttCTTGTTATCATTCTGGAAAGTTGTGTCTCAAGTAATCAACAAGGCCCTCAAGCTCCGTATCTTTGCCCTTGCTTTAACCATCCTGATTGGCTTGCCATTGCAAGTTCTGCTGATGGGAATGTCTGCGTTTTGGAGGCCAGACAAGCCCACCTACAATGGAATTGCTGTAACCGTGTTCCTTATCACCTTCACCTTCGCAGCGGTCGGcgagggcattttggtcattaaaCCGATAGCCGACTCGTTAGCTGCCGCTGTCGCACTAGTAGAGCAACAACCTTTACGGGAGAATGGTCAAGGTGATGATGAAAGCTCGTCACCACCACCGCCTGCGGAGGATGGTCTCACTGCTACCAAGTGCGATGCCTGA